The Aeoliella mucimassa genome includes the window GCATCGCGGTATTTCTGCTCGGCTTCCTGCTGCTTGAGTTGCGATTCGATCCCATCGTTAAACAGGGCGGTCTTCCGTTTGTAGTCGGCCTCGGCCTGAGCCAGCTTGGCCTGGGCGGCCACCAGCTTGTTGCGTTCGGCCTCGAGTTTATTGACGGACTGATCGACGAAGTTATCGTACGCTTCCACCAGTTCATCGCGAGCAGTTCGCATGGCCAAAAGCTCTTCGGTGGTAACATCCACGATCCGCAGATTGTTGTCGCGCAATTCCCGGGCGCGTTCCAGGCGATCTTCCGCTACGGTCACTTCGGTTTGAGCGTTGACCAGCTGTTGTTCGAGTCGCGAGAGGTACAACGGATCCTGATCCTCGATGCGGAAGAGCAATTGCCCTTTGGTCACGTAGGCATTCTCCTGCACGCCTTCTCCACGCTCGGCAATCCGTCCCTTGATGGGAGCTTGCACCGGTTGCGGGCGTTCGAACGGGTCGAAGGCGATCACTTCGCCGTTGCCGCGGATCGATTGCTGCCAGGGTGCGAGCAACATGACGCCCATCAGAATGAACATCATGGTGAGTAGCACGCGGCCTAAACGCCGGACAAACCGCGCAGCCCGTGCTAGTCGCAGAGCGGGAAAAGCCTGCTCGTCGTAGGCGGCGTCGCTGAACACGCGTTTCTTGGCGACTTTATTAGCAAGAGTACTCATGGTAGGCTCCCTGAAAATCAGGCAATCGCTTTCGTGGCGTGAAGTTGTAGTCGACGATCAAACTGGGCTGCAATCTCGGGCCGGCTAGTCATGACCACCACGGTCCAGTTGGCCGCAGGCGATAGCAGCAGATCGATCGCCTGCGAGAGTTGCTCGTCGGGCAATGCGTCGAGCAATCCATCGACAATCAGCAGTTGAGGATTTCCGGAGATCGCCCGAGCGAGCATGAGCAACTTCTGCTGCACCGACGATAGGGGCCGCCCGTTCGGTAGCAGATGGGTCTCCAGACCATCGGGCAACTTGTAGACACTCTCGAGCAGCCCGGTTGACTCAAGTACCTTATGTGCCTGGTTAACGGTAACGCCGGGCCTTCCGAGATGTAGGTTCTCAAGAATACTGGCCTCGAACAATTCGACCTCACCAGCCACCGCGACCACCGAGCGAAGCACGTCGGGACGCAGGTCGCGAGGTTCGCACCCTTTGATCTCCACCCGACCAGCGGCTGGCGATTCGAGTCCATACAGCATGCGTGCCAAAGTCGACTTGCCGCTGCCGGCTGCGCCAAGAATCGCGACTCGCTCGCCGGCGGCTATCTTGCCCGTTAGCGAGTGCTGAACGAGGAAGTCGCCCGCGTTGCCCCGCACCGAGTGAAACGCAACAGGCAAACCATGTTCGGTGTTCAGCGTGTCGACGATGCCCGAGTGACGCTCGACAGGCAGGTCGAACAGGACACCGAGCTTATCGACTGCGGCCACCAGGTCGTAGAATCCTTCGAGGTGCTTTCCAAGCTTGGCGAGCGAAGAAAGTATGGTAGTGACAATCAGCTCGGCCGCGACGAGTTGCCCCAGTGATAGTTGCCCTTGAATCACCAGCCAGCCACCGACGCCGAGCAGAATGGTGCCTGCGACCGCCTGCAATCCGAGGGTGAACACGATTTGGCGGAACAGAATGCTAAAGTGCGCTTGCCGAATCTTCAGGTACTGCGAAGTCAAACGATTCGCTCGATCGAACGCGTACTCGGCCCCTCCGTCGGACTTGAATCCGGTAGGACAGCGAATCACGTCCTCGAACCAGGCGGTTAGTTTGTACTTGAGTTTCGACTCGTCGATTCCGGAGGCAATCGCCCCGCGACCGAGCACTACCAGCCCCACGCCGACGATGATGATCAGCAGGAAATCAAAGCCCAAAAGCCATGGATGATAGAAGGCAAGCACCGCCATGCCGACGAGGGTAGCCAGCACGATGCTCACCCCATCAAGCAGCAAGTTAGCAACTACTTTTTGCAGCGTGACGACATCGAGGAAGCGATTGACCAACTCGGGCCCGTAGTACTTGCCGTGCGTGGCTCCTTCGACTCGCGGCAAGCGATACGCCAAGTCGGCTGCGACGCGGGCGAAGAGTCGCCGTTGGATGATTTCGGCCACGTAGGTCTGCATGGCCTTCATCATCGCGGCAAATGCGAGAAAGCCGAACAGCAGGATTGCCAGTACCAGCACTGGTTGTAGCAACCGGCCAAAGGCAACCGTATTCACGAGTGCTTCGACACCAATAGGGGTCGCCAGATTCAACACCCCCGCTACGGTGGCGAACACCAAAATCATCCAAATATCAGGCCACTCCGGACGCACGATGCGGAGCAACCGACGAATCGGACGATGCTTCAGTTCGCGAGCGCTATCGACATTGGATAGCTCGGGATGCTCGACCACCACCCAATGGGCGACTTCGCCATGCGCACCCGCTTCGTCCACGAGTTGCTCGAACTGCGGCTTCGGCGTGAATCGCGAACCTTCGAACGGGCCTTCGGCCAGATAAATACCCTTGCTGTTCCCTCCGACGATCACCTGCAGACCATGTGAGTCGGTAAATCCCCCCGCCAGCTTGGCTCCGTCGGTCGCGAGTTCTGCGATTTGATCGGTCGTAACTTCCAGAGTCTGAGCGCGTAGCGCAAGGCTGTTGCAGCACTCGACGAGCCACTTCCCCCACATCTGACGCGGCTCTCCCGGCCAGGCGGTTTGCACTTCGCTGAGTAATTGCTCGGCCCGCAACAACTCGATGTCGACACCACACTCGCGACAGATGCGAACGAGCGTAGCGGAGAGCTTGGTCTTGGGTGAAGCTTCGAGTAAAGACGTCATGGTCGATGCGATCAATGGGTTGAACGATTACGTTGCCAACTGGCGTGAAAGTTAGCTCTGGCTTACCTTGTTCGAATCATTTGCCACCAGACTCAGTAGCTCCGCGATGGTGCAATGCGATTCGATAGGATGCCGCAGGTGTTTGTCGAGCATTACTCGATACTGGTTACGCCGACCAACGCGTTGACGTTCGAGGAATCCCTCTTCCTCCAACTCCTGCACAATCCGCTGCACCGCCCGCTCGGTGATGCCGACCCGAATCGCGACCTCGCGAAGCACCATATCGGGATGGGTCTTCAATTCCAAAAGCACGTGGGCGTGATTGGTTAGAAACGTCCACCGCGGCCCAGGTGTTGTTTCAGCAGCAGGATGATTGGAGGGAGTATTCACGAGGATTCTTGCCGAACGAAAAAGGAAATGAACGCTTGCTAGCTAACAGCGACACTGTTTACATGAATAATAATACACGATATTGTTTTCGCAATTATTACGTCGCACGATGAGTTGAAAAGCGGAAAACACGCGGTTTTTCGGTATCTCGAACTAGCCAGGATCGCCCAAGGAAAGCGGCTTTCCGCATCCCTGCAAGTTTGCGCAGCCAGAAAAGACGCTCCGGAGCCAGCGAATCGGCATGCTGGCCGAGAGTTTTGGATGGGGGGAGCGATAAGCTCTCGCGGCGAGTTTCGGCTACTGGAGCTTGGCGAACACGGACTCGGGCAGGTGGGGAGTCGCCCCCGGCTGCGAGGCGACGAACGCCCCCATTTGATTGGCCAGCGCCACGCGGTCGGCGTACGACCAACTGAGCAACTGCGAAGCGAGCAGCCCCGCCCCACAGGCATCGCCCGCCCCCACGCTATCGGCGTTCGGGTGCCGCTCGAACTGCGGCACTTCGGACGTGTAGCACTCGCCTTCGGCGTACAACGCGGTACCTTGTCGGCCTCGCGTCACCGCGACCCAGGCCAGATCAAAGGTCTCGATCAACGCCTGAGCGGCGCGATCCATGCTTTCAGTTTCGTTGCCAGCGAGCCCGAGCAACTCCAGCACGATGGGCAGTTCCTCGTTGTTGAGCTTCGCCGCCGAGGCGAGTTCGAACGACCCGCGGAGCACTTCGGCCGAGTAGAAATCTTGCCGCAGGTTCACGTCGAACAGTTTGAACGCCTGCTCTGCGGTGGTGAGAAACTGCCTGATCGACTTCTGACTCGCTTCGCAGCGTTGTGCAAGCGTGCCGAAACAGACCGCACTCGCGCTGCTGGCCGCTTGTTGCCAGGCTTCGGTGAACGCAAGGTAATCCCACGCGACGTCCGATTGAAACTCATAGGTCGGCTGACCATCGCCATCGACCTGCACGTCGACGCGCCCCGTGGGATGTTGCGAATCGATCTGCACCAGTTCATCGGAGACTTGATGCTCGTCGATGAGCGAGAGAAAAGTCTTGCCA containing:
- a CDS encoding PfkB family carbohydrate kinase: MMSSANENLSGPIIIGLGEALFDCFPDRQQLGGAPVNLAVHAGALVSRLGGQGLIATAVGDDALGKTFLSLIDEHQVSDELVQIDSQHPTGRVDVQVDGDGQPTYEFQSDVAWDYLAFTEAWQQAASSASAVCFGTLAQRCEASQKSIRQFLTTAEQAFKLFDVNLRQDFYSAEVLRGSFELASAAKLNNEELPIVLELLGLAGNETESMDRAAQALIETFDLAWVAVTRGRQGTALYAEGECYTSEVPQFERHPNADSVGAGDACGAGLLASQLLSWSYADRVALANQMGAFVASQPGATPHLPESVFAKLQ
- a CDS encoding helix-turn-helix transcriptional regulator codes for the protein MNTPSNHPAAETTPGPRWTFLTNHAHVLLELKTHPDMVLREVAIRVGITERAVQRIVQELEEEGFLERQRVGRRNQYRVMLDKHLRHPIESHCTIAELLSLVANDSNKVSQS
- a CDS encoding peptidase domain-containing ABC transporter, translated to MTSLLEASPKTKLSATLVRICRECGVDIELLRAEQLLSEVQTAWPGEPRQMWGKWLVECCNSLALRAQTLEVTTDQIAELATDGAKLAGGFTDSHGLQVIVGGNSKGIYLAEGPFEGSRFTPKPQFEQLVDEAGAHGEVAHWVVVEHPELSNVDSARELKHRPIRRLLRIVRPEWPDIWMILVFATVAGVLNLATPIGVEALVNTVAFGRLLQPVLVLAILLFGFLAFAAMMKAMQTYVAEIIQRRLFARVAADLAYRLPRVEGATHGKYYGPELVNRFLDVVTLQKVVANLLLDGVSIVLATLVGMAVLAFYHPWLLGFDFLLIIIVGVGLVVLGRGAIASGIDESKLKYKLTAWFEDVIRCPTGFKSDGGAEYAFDRANRLTSQYLKIRQAHFSILFRQIVFTLGLQAVAGTILLGVGGWLVIQGQLSLGQLVAAELIVTTILSSLAKLGKHLEGFYDLVAAVDKLGVLFDLPVERHSGIVDTLNTEHGLPVAFHSVRGNAGDFLVQHSLTGKIAAGERVAILGAAGSGKSTLARMLYGLESPAAGRVEIKGCEPRDLRPDVLRSVVAVAGEVELFEASILENLHLGRPGVTVNQAHKVLESTGLLESVYKLPDGLETHLLPNGRPLSSVQQKLLMLARAISGNPQLLIVDGLLDALPDEQLSQAIDLLLSPAANWTVVVMTSRPEIAAQFDRRLQLHATKAIA